From Antedon mediterranea chromosome 9, ecAntMedi1.1, whole genome shotgun sequence, a single genomic window includes:
- the LOC140058618 gene encoding filamin-A-like isoform X1, with amino-acid sequence MSSNGEPYEYCDYQDEIVEQKRELEEDEEMPLAEKDLADDAPWKKIQQNTFTRWCNEHLKVANKHIGSLDTDLCDGLRLISLVEVLSQKRVGRFNKRPTFRTMKLENVTVVMSFLELKENIKIVNIDSSDIVDGRLKLILGLIWTLILHYSISMPMWDEEDEGEDDGTKKRKETPKEKLLGWIQSKVPDLPIKNFNKDWNDGRAVGALVDACAPGLCPDWEDWSPENKLANAKEAMQLADDWLNVPQLLAPEDMVNPRVDDLSMMTYLSEFPKAKLKPGAPLRPRSNSKKVRAYGPGIEKEGNAITRPTHFTVETYAAGSGNVTVKIVGPNGQEVPSEIKFNKDKNKTYTVEYTPKLVGVHTVNVSFNNAVIPKAPFTVEVGELLTDPSKCSAEGPGLQPTGVMLDKSTHFEVFTAGAGLGDVSITVKDPNGDTTTSKLTVEDKGKGVYYCQYTPTMMGTYIIEITFSGAPIPGSAFEVKVVPEFNSQKAFAYGRGIQQKGLRAKENCVFYVDTKKAGEANLKVHIIGPGGIDEPVKVTDNGDGTFTCTYSPFKPGRYIVHITYGKEHIPKSPFTVHISPEAQGQIKNVRAFGPGLERGVAGKPCTFTVETNGANGALGFAIEGPSEAEIQCVDNGDGSCEVTYYPKVPGEYAIHVTFDEEDIENSPYMAKITPDTNDFDAGKVTASGPGIQPEGHVMNEKTEFTVDARAPGCGRAELEIMIFDQLGNKVEPIVRDNKNGTWTVSYTPTNPLKHTVSVTWGKVSIPKSPFRITIGAGAGGVKLYGPGLESGNVKSKEPTEFTVDCEEAGKGPIQVKCTSAKGVNANTETPIKCDVIDNKDGTYTVHYTPQKPGNYIVEVKFKGKEIPLSPISVLVVPTVDVSKITIDGLQEPIQVGKEHTFMVNTAPAGPGDLEGEMTSPSGRKLPITITQTPRGHAVKFTPEEEGQHVVGLTYADVPLTRQAFIVQPKTDAGKVIAKGKGLKGGPINEPARFSIDTRKAGIGGLNLTVEGPTEAVIKCDDNGDGTCKVTYTPNSIGTYKINVLYADKHIPGSPFDAKVFDPSKVKAHGPGLEPAKTFATCPCTFKVDARDAGEPPIKAQKLSPEESSYGPLNGDDLEVNEPMIGATKKGPGEFSIQWPNEPNAVNEDPVKMDRVLPARSAPGKENGIGEDPFNDFHTPHSSSPLNDKDKAVAEDLIESTQMKPKQFSHKWDDDDKPVTEEPISAGKQKPTLSRKLSPLDDFPVLEDSLTAERVLPVECNAVGPDGKPLDVDVKDNGDGTYDVTYVPTEEGPVDLDVKFGDQSIPNFPRKSKVGSPLDVSDVDVYGHGVEPEVFVGCPTEFTVNAKPVGPQANQLKDLIDCTLQSPSGTPIKPVITDNKDGTYKAEYTPVEEGPHKLDVKVAGKPVGKSPYNIGSKKGCDPSKVKAYGPGLETGLTDKPATFTIETKGAGQGGLGIAIEGPCEAEMKCVDNNDGSCTVEYMPTKPGEYDVHVTFADAPIPGSPFKPVIKDVVDPSKVVVSGPGVSPTGVRANIPAPFHVDTTKAGQAPLECTILPERAPKENAQVCDNQDGTFDCSYVPKNEGCKCAVEVKYAGKHVPGSPFNTKVLPQFDASKVKVGGAGVQPTGVLASFPVEFVIDTSDAGEAPLAISIVDPNGKPVKPTIVDNGDGTYSVSYTPKDIGPYTILITFGGNKVPGAPFNVAVSPTGDASKCRIVGVQSGPYEIPVRRQSVSSESTTTTRTTTTRTTTTRETITKTVVVEEETVIKINSEDAGRGMVTCAIVGPDDAEIEDVQVIDNGDGTFDIVWTCPMPGRYNLDMKFGGMPITGGPLSVGAAEGPPEEEIVPFQVEGVDSAAAMPQECRPFDLVIPVSGAGSGHIHGEVTTPSGKKHKPQITENKDGTITVKYAPTETGLHQLTIKYNNQFIPGSPFQFHVDEIKSGQATAYGPGLTHGICGDSCNFTINTKDAGPGGVALAVEGPSKAEIKCKDNKDGTCDVTYFPLKPGDYALTVKFADKHVPGSPFTAKIVDKTGASMSVGTCSDVPLKINESDLSLLTASIKMPSGLEEPCQLKRLPNQNIGITFTPKEVGEHVVTVKKFGRHIANSPFKIIVGSQEVGDASKVKVSGLGIAEGDAGEIAEFKVDTSKAGFGGLGVSIEGPSKTEINCEDNGDGTCIVTYKPHEPGNYILNVKYADQHVPGSPFKVKVHGKEGEMVTETLVKPRHASPVSHVGNQCDLGLKIPGTDPLDMTAQVTNPDGKTEDAEIIDGSDCRYTVRFVPVMKGVHTISVKHKGMHVPGSPFQFTVGPFGEGGAHKVHAGGLGLERGEVNVPAEFTVWTREAGPGSLGIAVEGPAKADINFVDNKDGSCQVSYLPTEQGEYLVKITYNDEPIPDSPFKPYIQAALGEARRVSVTSLQETGLKANQPASFAIQLNGAKGEISAKVVSPTGTEEDCVISEIDRDNFAVRFMPHENGIHMIYVSFRDHPIAGSPFRVRVGTQDEVGDPGMVHATGDGLEKGKTGQPCEFVVNTCGAGTGILAISVDGPSKVKLEVTEVAEGYKCTYVPTAPGDYLISIKFAGAHHIVGSPYKARIIGPAKTPVLQTHETANVVIETVSKTTTSQMLHSMPHFHSDASKVTSTGMGLKKAFRNKRSQFTVNAADAGHNMLMVGIAGPKTPCEEILVKHNGRNRFIVNYTLKDIGEYMLVVKWGDEHIPGSPFHIKCSV; translated from the exons TTGTTGGCGCCAGAAGACATGGTCAACCCAAGGGTCGACGACCTCAGTATGATGACATATTTGTCAGAGTTTCCAAAAGCCAAGTTGAAGCCAGGCGCTCCATTGAGGCCAAGATCAAACTCAAAGAAA GTACGTGCCTATGGACCAGGTATTGAGAAAGAGGGTAACGCCATCACAAGACCCACCCACTTCACTGTTGAGACATATGCAGCCGGTAGTGGAAACGTCACCGTGAAGATCGTTGGCCCAAACGGTCAAGAAGTACCTAGTGAGATTAAATTTAACAAGGATAAGAATAAGACCTACACTGTAGAGTATACCCCTAAATTAGTCGGAGTACATACG GTAAACGTATCTTTCAACAATGCAGTCATTCCAAAGGCTCCATTCACAGTAGAAGTTGGTGAATTACTCACAGATCCCAGCAAATGCTCAGCAGAAGGCCCAGGCCTACAACCCACCGGTGTCATGCTTGACAAATCCACTCATTTTGAAGTATTCACTGCTG GTGCTGGACTTGGAGATGTTAGCATAACAGTAAAAGATCCAAATGGTGACACTACCACATCTAAGCTGACTGTTGAGGATAAGGGCAAGGGTGTTTACTACTGCCAATACACCCCTACCATGATGGGAACATACATCATTGAGATCACATTCTCTGGTGCACCCATTCCAGGAAGTGCCTTCGAAGTTAAAGTTGTTCCAG aATTCAATTCTCAGAAAGCGTTTGCTTACGGTAGAGGCATACAACAAAAGGGATTACGTGCTAAGGAGAACTGTGTATTCTACGTGGATACAAAGAAAGCTGGAGAGGCTAATCTGAAAGTGCACATTATTGGACCTG GTGGAATTGACGAACCTGTGAAAGTGACCGACAACGGTGATGGTACATTCACTTGTACATACAGTCCATTCAAGCCTGGACGTTACATCGTCCACATTACCTACGGCAAGGAACACATTCCTAAGAGCCCCTTTACTGTCCACATTTCACCAGAAGCCCAAGGACAAATTAAGAATGTCCGTGCATTTGGCCCAGGGCTAGAAAGAGGTGTGGCTGGAAAGCCATGCACGTTTACAGTGGAGACAAATGGCGCCAACGGAGCTTTAG GTTTTGCCATTGAGGGGCCTTCTGAGGCTGAAATCCAGTGCGTAGATAATGGAGATGGGTCATGCGAGGTCACCTACTACCCAAAAGTCCCTGGAGAATATGCCATCCATGTCACATTTGATGAGGAAGACATTGAAAACAGTCCATATATGGCAAAGATTACACCGGACACTAATGACTTTGATGCCGGAAAG GTCACTGCTTCGGGACCCGGTATACAACCCGAAGGTCACGTAATGAACGAGAAGACCGAGTTTACAGTTGACGCTCGTGCTCCAGGATGCGGAAGAGCGGAACTTGAGATTATGATATTCGATCAGCTCGGTAACAAAGTTGAACCAATCGTGCGTGACAATAAGAACGGAACATGGACCGTGAGCTACACACCCACCAACCCACTCAAACACACTGTGTCTGTCACATGGGGCAAAGTGTCCATCCCCAAGAGTCCTTTCAGG ATTACAATTGGAGCAGGTGCTGGTGGTGTTAAGCTGTATGGACCTGGCCTGGAAAGCGGCAATGTGAAGTCAAAAGAACCAACTGAGTTTACTGTTGATTGTGAAGAAGCAGGAAAAG GACCGATCCAAGTAAAATGCACGTCTGCTAAGGGTGTAAATGCTAACACAGAAACACCGATCAAATGCGATGTTATTGACAACAAGGATGGCACTTACACGGTTCACTACACACCACAGAAGCCGGGCAACTACATTGTAGAGGTCAAGTTTAAGGGCAAGGAGATCCCATTGAGTCCAATCAGTGTCCTTGTTGTACCTACAGTAGATGTTAGTAAGATTACAATCGACGGACTTCAAGAAc CAATACAAGTAGGAAAAGAACATACATTTATGGTGAATACTGCCCCAGCTGGTCCAGGGGATCTTGAGGGTGAAATGACAAGCCCATCCGGCAGGAAGTTGCCAATAACAATAACGCAAACACCTCGAGGTCACGCTGTAAAATTCACACCAGAAGAAGAAGGCCAGCATGTTGTTGGTCTAACATACGCAGACGTTCCACTAACAAGACAAGCTTTCATAGTCCAACCTAAGACAGACGCTGGTAAAGTAATAGCTAAAGGAAAAGGACTAAAGGGTGGTCCAATCAACGAACCTGCTCGCTTTAGTATTGATACCAGAAAGGCTGGTATTGGAGGCTTAAACTTGACCGTAGAAGGACCAACAGAGGCGGTGATTAAGTGCGATGATAATGGTGACGGAACCTGCAAGGTAACGTACACCCCAAATTCTATTGGAACTTACAAGATCAATGTACTCTACGCCGACAAACACATTCCAGGATCACCATTTGATGCAAAAGTGTTTGATCCCTCAAAGGTGAAAGCACATGGCCCTGGTCTAGAACCAGCCAAGACTTTTGCCACGTGCCCATGCACTTTCAAAGTGGATGCGCGTGATGCCGGAGAACCACCAATCAAAGCACAGAAGTTATCTCCCGAAGAGTCATCCTATGGACCACTCAACGGAGATGATTTAGAAGTTAACGAACCAATGATTGGTGCGACCAAAAAAGGACCTGGAGAGTTTTCAATTCAATGGCCAAATGAGCCTAATGCGGTGAATGAAGATCCAGTAAAAATGGACAGAGTTTTGCCGGCGCGATCCGCTCCAGGAAAAGAGAACGGCATCGGAGAAGATCCCTTTAATGACTTTCACACCCCTCATTCCAGTTCTCCACTAAACGATAAAGATAAAGCAGTGGCTGAAGACTTAATTGAATCTACCCAAATGAAACCTAAACAGTTTTCACACAAATGGGACGACGACGATAAACCAGTAACGGAAGAACCAATCTCAGCGGGTAAACAAAAACCAACTCTTTCACGAAAACTAAGTCCTCTTGATGATTTCCCAGTGCTTGAGGATTCTTTAACTGCTGAAAGAGTTCTTCCAGTTGAATGTAACGCCGTCGGACCAGACGGTAAACCACTCGATGTCGACGTCAAAGACAACGGCGATGGAACATACGACGTCACATATGTGCCAACAGAAGAAGGTCCAGTTGATTTAGATGTCAAATTTGGCGACCAATCTATTCCGAATTTTCCACGCAAATCTAAAGTTGGATCTCCACTTGATGTTAGTGACGTGGATGTATACGGCCACGGTGTTGAACCGG AGGTGTTTGTAGGCTGCCCAACTGAATTCACAGTCAATGCAAAGCCAGTTGGACCACAGGCCAACCAGTTGAAGGATCTTATTGACTGTACTCTGCAATCACCCAGTGGAACTCCAATTAAACCTGTCATCACTGATAACAAAGATGGCACCTATAAAGCTGAATACACACCCGTGGAAGAAGGCCCTCACAAACTGGATGTGAAGGTTGCCGGGAAACCAGTTGGAAAGTCTCCATACAACATTGGTTCAAAGAAAGGATGTGATCCAAGCAAGGTGAAGGCCTACGGACCAGGTCTGGAGACTGGATTGACCGACAAGCCAGCTACGTTTACAATTGAAACCAAAGGAGCTGGTCAAGGTGGCCTAGGAATAGCAATTGAAGGTCCTTGCGAGGCAGAGATGAAATGTGTTGATAACAATGATGGTAGCTGTACAGTTGAGTACATGCCAACAAAACCAGGAGAATATGACGTACACGTTACCTTTGCTGATGCTCCTATTCCAG GAAGTCCATTCAAGCCTGTTATTAAGGATGTAGTTGACCCATCAAAGGTGGTAGTAAGTGGTCCTGGTGTTAGCCCAACTGGTGTGCGTGCCAACATCCCAGCACCCTTCCATGTTGATACCACTAAAGCAGGCCAAGCACCTTTGGAATGCACCATCTTACCAGAAAGAG CTCCTAAAGAGAATGCTCAGGTGTGTGATAACCAGGATGGTACATTTGATTGTAGCTACGTTCCTAAGAATGAGGGATGTAAATGTGCTGTAGAAGTTAAATATGCTGGAAAGCATGTTCCTGGAAG CCCATTCAACACCAAAGTGCTACCTCAATTTGATGCTAGCAAAGTGAAAGTAGGAGGAGCTGGTGTTCAGCCTACAGGGGTGTTGGCTAGCTTCCCTGTGGAGTTTGTCATTGACACCTCAGATGCAGGTGAAGCCCCATTAGCTATATCTATTGTT gATCCTAATGGCAAGCCAGTAAAACCAACCATTGTTGACAATGGTGATGGTACCTATTCAGTTTCCTACACACCAAAAGATATTGGTCCCTACACCATCCTCATCACCTTTGGTGGTAACAAGGTACCAGGAGCACCATTCAATGTAGCTGTGTCACCAACCGGTGATGCTTCTAAGTGTCGCATTGTGG GTGTACAAAGTGGTCCATATGAGATACCTGTGCGACGCCAAAGCGTTAGCTCTGAGAGCACAACTACTACACGTACTACCACCACACGTACAACTACCACAA GAGAGACGATCACAAAGACTGTAGTAGTAGAAGAAGAAACAGTTATCAAGATCAACTCGGAAGATGCTGGACGTGGAATGGTCACTTGCGCCATCGTAGGACCAGATGATGCGGAAATTGAAGATGTCCAAGTCATCGATAACGGAGACGGTACCTTTGACATCGTCTGGACATGTCCAATGCCTGGACGATACAACTTGGACATGAAGTTTGGCGGTATGCCAATTACAGGAGGCCCATTGTCTGTCGGG GCTGCTGAAGGACCGCCAGAAGAAGAGATCGTTCCATTCCAAGTCGAAGGTGTTGATTCAGCCGCAGCGATGCCGCAGGAATGCCGTCCATTTGACCTGGTCATTCCAGTCTCCGGAGCTGGTTCCGGACATATACACG GTGAGGTTACAACACCGTCGGGCAAGAAACACAAGCCACAAATTACAGAAAATAAAGATGGTACAATCACAGTCAAATATGCTCCAACAGAAACTGGTCTTCATCAGCTAACAATCAAATATAACAACCAATTTATCCCAG GAAGCCCATTCCAATTTCATGTGGATGAAATTAAGAGTGGTCAAGCTACTGCATATGGACCTGGTTTGACCCATGGAATCTGTGGAGACTCGTGTAACTTCACCATTAACACCAAGGATGCTGGACCAGGTGGAGTTGCTTTGGCAGTTGAAGGGCCGTCAAAAGCAGAGATTAAATGCAAAGACAACAAAGATGGAACTTGTGATGTCACTTACTTCCCTCTTAAACCTGGTGATTACGCCCTCACTGTTAAATTTGCTGATAAACATGTTCCCGGAAGTCCATTCACAGCTAAAATTGTTG ATAAGACTGGTGCTTCTATGTCTGTGGGTACATGCAGTGATGTACCACTCAAAATAAATGAGTCTGATCTTAGCCTACTAACTGCCAGTATCAAAATGCCATCTGGCCTTGAAGAACCTTGCCAACTTAAACGACTACCAAACCAGAATATAG GTATCACATTCACACCAAAAGAAGTAGGTGAGCATGTGGTAACGGTCAAGAAGTTTGGCCGACACATTGCCAATAGTCCTTTCAAAATCATCGTGGGATCTCAAGAAGTCGGAGATGCTTCTAAAGTCAAGGTGTCTGGTCTTGGAATCGCAGAAGGCGATGCTGGAGAGATCGCGGAGTTCAAGGTGGATACATCAAAGGCTG GATTTGGTGGTCTTGGCGTATCAATTGAAGGTCCCAGCAAAACTGAAATCAATTGTGAAGATAATGGAGACGGTACTTGTATTGTAACATACAAACCGCATGAACCTGGCAATTATATACTAAATGTTAAATATGCTGACCAACATGTACCAG GAAGTCCATTTAAGGTTAAAGTTCACGGTAAAGAAGGTGAAATGGTAACCGAGACGCTAGTGAAGCCTCGTCATGCTTCACCGGTCTCGCACGTTGGAAACCAATGCGATTTGGGACTTAAGATTCCAG GAACTGACCCACTGGACATGACCGCACAAGTTACCAATCCTGATGGAAAAACGGAAGATGCAGAAATCATTGATGGGTCAGACTGCCGCTACACTGTGCGATTTGTACCCGTAATGAAGGGAGTGCATACAATTAGTGTAAAACACAAAGGAATGCATGTTCCAg GATCACCTTTCCAATTCACGGTTGGTCCATTCGGAGAAGGAGGAGCACACAAAGTACATGCTGGAGGTCTAGGCCTAGAACGAGGTGAAGTAAATGTACCAGCTGAATTCACCGTGTGGACTCGTGAAGCAGGGCCTGGGTCATTAGGCATAGCAGTAGAAGGCCCAGCTAAGGCAGACATCAACTTTGTCGACAACAAAGATGGATCGTGTCAAGTATCTTATCTACCTACCGAACAGG GTGAATACTTAGTTAAAATTACATACAATGATGAACCAATCCCAGATAGCCCATTCAAACCTTATATTCAAGCAGCTCTTGGTGAGGCTAGAAGAGTCAGTGTTACCAGCTTACAG gaGACTGGATTGAAGGCTAACCAACCAGCTTCTTTTGCTATTCAATTAAATGGAGCAAAAGGAGAAATAAGTGCAAAGGTCGTGTCACCCACCGGTACAGAGGAAGATTGTGTTATTTCAGAGATTGATAGAG ATAACTTTGCTGTGAGGTTTATGCCTCATGAGAATGGTATTCACATGATCTATGTTAGCTTCCGTGATCATCCGATTGCTGGAAGCCCATTCCGTGTGCGAGTGGGAACACAAGATGAGGTCGGTGACCCTGGAATGGTCCATGCAACTGGAGATGGCCTAGAGAAAGGAAAGACTG GTCAGCCATGTGAGTTTGTGGTCAACACGTGCGGAGCTGGCACCGGTATCCTCGCAATCTCTGTAGATGGACCGTCTAAAGTTAAATTGGAAGTCACCGAAGTAGCAGAGGGCTACAAATGTACCTATGTCCCAACAGCACCGGGAGACTACTTGATTTCGATTAAATTTGCGGGCGCCCATCATATTGTTGGTAGTCCTTACAAGGCTAGAATTATAG ggccAGCAAAAACACCTGTACTACAAACACATGAGACAGCAAATGTTGTCATTGAAACGGTTTCCAAGACAACCACATCACAAATGCTTCATAGTATGCCCCACTTCCACTCGGATGCGTCAAAGGTCACATCAACGGGAATGGGTTTGAAGAAAGCGTTCCGCAACAAGAGGAGTCAGTTTACTGTGAATGCAGCCGATGCAG GGCATAACATGTTGATGGTGGGTATTGCCGGACCGAAGACACCGTGTGAAGAGATTCTTGTAAAACACAACGGACGCAATCGTTTCATTGTCAACTACACATTGAAAGACATAGGCGAATACATGTTAGTTGTCAAATGGGGCGATGAACACATACCAGGAAGCCCCTTCCACATCAAATGTAGTGTCTAA